The proteins below are encoded in one region of Chryseobacterium wanjuense:
- a CDS encoding glycosyltransferase family 2 protein, protein MKISVIVPVYNAEKYVTQAVESALQFEEVYEVILIEDKSPDNALEVCQQLAQKHDRVKLFQHPDKGNHGAGPTRNLGLENATGDFIAFLDADDYYLPNRFDAERELFKDPKIEGVYGALGVHYYSEKAKEQYYKVFGDRLTTVHKRHDPKDVFPGQINMKGSFGLFSIDTLTIRRDALVKKLKPFFKTHLRLHQDTEFLFRLSYYLDLYPGILDKAVAMRGVHENNRITKVDTKKVKPATTKVLLWREINNWAKDENTLPQDVKVHIRRMHRSYEIALAPPAKKWGMIAKYLITDYPSIRSGLYNINFREYLF, encoded by the coding sequence ATGAAAATCTCTGTAATTGTTCCGGTTTACAACGCTGAAAAATATGTAACCCAGGCTGTGGAATCTGCTCTGCAGTTTGAGGAAGTATATGAAGTCATTTTAATTGAAGATAAATCTCCGGACAATGCGCTGGAAGTTTGTCAGCAATTGGCTCAGAAACACGACCGGGTAAAGCTTTTCCAACATCCCGACAAGGGAAATCACGGAGCAGGACCAACAAGGAATCTAGGTCTGGAAAATGCAACGGGAGACTTTATTGCCTTCCTGGATGCCGATGATTACTATCTTCCGAACCGTTTTGATGCAGAGAGAGAACTTTTTAAAGACCCTAAAATAGAAGGCGTTTACGGAGCATTGGGGGTACATTATTATTCTGAAAAAGCAAAGGAACAATATTATAAAGTGTTTGGAGACCGATTGACCACCGTTCATAAAAGACATGATCCAAAGGATGTATTTCCCGGACAAATCAATATGAAAGGAAGTTTCGGGCTTTTCAGCATTGATACTTTAACGATACGAAGAGATGCTTTGGTGAAAAAATTAAAGCCATTTTTTAAAACGCATTTAAGGCTTCATCAGGATACGGAATTTTTGTTCAGGCTTTCCTATTATCTGGATCTTTATCCTGGGATTTTAGATAAAGCTGTTGCCATGAGAGGCGTCCACGAAAATAACAGAATCACAAAAGTTGATACTAAAAAAGTAAAACCTGCAACTACAAAAGTGCTTCTTTGGAGAGAAATAAACAATTGGGCGAAAGACGAAAACACGCTTCCACAAGATGTAAAAGTACATATCAGAAGAATGCACCGCAGCTATGAAATTGCGCTTGCTCCACCTGCAAAAAAATGGGGAATGATTGCAAAATATCTGATCACGGATTATCCGAGTATCCGGTCTGGACTTTATAATATCAATTTCAGGGAATATTTATTTTAA
- a CDS encoding SDR family oxidoreductase, with translation MNKVILTGGSSGIGKAINIFLLEKGYEVLFTYCHSKESAQEIENQFPNAKAYQIDFTSESEMAGFSAEIEAFSPDILINNYYNGTFIDTYFHKTESEKILNDFKNNIIPTLQITQECIKIFRKKKEGRIINILTSSMQSPAMGTSVYNSNKAYLLQMSKSWALENVKFGITCNSISPSFIPTDFHKDMDERMKETILSGYPLKENLESKDISNVIDLCLNGGKHFNGNHIFLDASHY, from the coding sequence GTGAATAAAGTAATTTTAACCGGGGGATCATCCGGAATCGGAAAAGCGATTAATATATTTCTTCTTGAGAAAGGATATGAGGTATTATTTACCTACTGCCATTCAAAAGAATCTGCACAGGAAATTGAAAATCAATTCCCTAATGCAAAAGCTTATCAGATAGATTTCACATCAGAATCGGAGATGGCTGGCTTTTCTGCTGAAATTGAAGCTTTTTCACCAGATATTCTTATCAATAATTACTATAACGGAACTTTCATTGATACGTATTTTCACAAAACGGAATCTGAGAAAATTTTAAATGATTTTAAAAATAATATCATTCCAACATTACAAATTACTCAGGAATGCATTAAAATTTTCCGCAAAAAGAAGGAAGGAAGAATCATCAATATTCTCACTTCATCGATGCAGTCTCCGGCCATGGGAACATCTGTTTACAACTCAAACAAGGCTTATTTGTTGCAAATGAGCAAAAGTTGGGCACTTGAAAACGTAAAATTCGGGATTACTTGCAATTCTATTTCTCCGTCATTTATCCCAACAGATTTTCACAAAGATATGGACGAGCGGATGAAAGAAACCATTCTTTCCGGTTATCCACTGAAAGAAAACCTGGAAAGCAAAGACATTTCCAACGTCATTGATCTTTGCCTAAACGGAGGAAAACACTTCAACGGCAACCATATCTTTTTGGATGCTTCACATTATTAA
- a CDS encoding glycosyltransferase family 2 protein, giving the protein MLDISVIIPVYNAGQFLEKSVESAVHFDEVKEIILVEDKSTDNSLEICRKLASENPKIKLFQHPDQGNHGAGATRNLGIEKATGSFITFLDADDYYLPNRFDAEKEIFNDPKIEGVFGAIGVEYLTEKGKQEYQTKFKDAALTTVNYPAEGEEVFRGLLSLTPKAFGTFFHLNALTIRKSALDRAQLRFNKDLRVHQDSDFNIKLAYHCHLKSGIIDKAIAIRGIHDDNRITKIVQYSPQYNQRQYLYWKSLYDWASSKGLPAEYQKRIYLSYKSFDLSQKKGLAKYSNIVLEGLKNPEILKTKYRFNYYK; this is encoded by the coding sequence ATGCTTGATATTTCTGTAATCATTCCGGTTTATAATGCAGGTCAGTTTTTAGAAAAATCTGTAGAATCTGCCGTACATTTTGATGAAGTAAAGGAGATTATTTTAGTTGAAGATAAATCCACAGACAATTCATTGGAAATCTGCCGGAAATTAGCTTCCGAAAATCCGAAAATAAAACTGTTTCAGCATCCTGATCAGGGAAATCATGGAGCCGGAGCAACCCGAAATCTGGGAATAGAAAAGGCAACAGGAAGTTTTATTACTTTTTTAGATGCCGATGATTATTACCTTCCCAACCGATTCGATGCGGAAAAGGAAATTTTTAATGATCCTAAAATTGAAGGCGTTTTCGGAGCGATCGGTGTAGAATATCTTACAGAAAAAGGCAAGCAGGAGTATCAGACAAAATTTAAAGATGCTGCTCTTACGACGGTAAATTATCCCGCTGAAGGAGAAGAAGTTTTCAGAGGACTGCTGAGCTTAACGCCTAAAGCTTTCGGCACTTTTTTTCACCTGAATGCATTAACCATCAGAAAATCTGCCCTTGATCGGGCACAGCTGCGTTTCAACAAAGATCTGCGGGTGCATCAGGATTCTGATTTTAATATCAAGCTGGCGTATCACTGTCATTTGAAATCCGGGATTATTGATAAAGCCATTGCAATCCGTGGAATTCATGATGACAACAGAATTACAAAAATCGTTCAGTATTCTCCACAGTACAACCAAAGACAATATCTTTACTGGAAGTCGCTGTATGACTGGGCAAGTTCGAAAGGGCTGCCTGCGGAATATCAGAAAAGAATTTATTTAAGTTATAAATCTTTTGACCTTTCTCAGAAAAAAGGATTGGCAAAATACAGCAATATTGTATTGGAAGGACTCAAAAACCCGGAAATATTGAAGACAAAATATCGCTTTAATTATTATAAATAA
- a CDS encoding MaoC/PaaZ C-terminal domain-containing protein, which yields MVLQLNQKFQHQFQIDDKIYNGFITVFNDRNALHTNEEFAQNKGFRSKVMHGNILNGFLSFFIGELLPTENVMILSQHINFKNPVYLDDVLNFEAVVDEQSEAVQVNTFKFKFINAENKTVAAGKIQIKELT from the coding sequence ATGGTACTTCAGCTTAACCAGAAATTTCAGCATCAATTTCAAATTGATGATAAAATTTATAATGGGTTCATTACTGTTTTTAATGACAGAAATGCGCTCCATACCAATGAAGAATTTGCCCAAAACAAAGGCTTCAGATCGAAGGTAATGCACGGAAATATCCTGAACGGATTCCTGTCTTTTTTTATCGGGGAACTTCTGCCGACGGAAAATGTGATGATTCTCTCTCAGCATATTAATTTTAAAAATCCTGTTTATCTTGATGATGTCTTAAATTTTGAAGCTGTCGTAGACGAGCAGTCGGAAGCGGTACAGGTGAATACTTTTAAGTTTAAATTTATCAATGCAGAAAATAAAACCGTAGCTGCAGGCAAAATTCAAATAAAAGAATTAACGTGA
- a CDS encoding class I SAM-dependent methyltransferase, whose amino-acid sequence MKEKIQSIIDPHFTYEYKDGKFVFLEFDEEIVSDSLDKIKTFFKKYIWLYELLIYIIAPLYPSRYFYLKKVLKETKNTDKIVVNLGSGYTDLRDDIINVDLIPYSPVNVLCDITKLPFKDNSVDQIINIAVLEHVPNPQAVIAEIHRVLKPGGKLLCEIPFMQAFHASPYDFQRYTYEGIKVQFKDFNNLKIHSISPTGGMLWPLQEWFVMLFSFGIRPLHNILLIIVMCLTFPIKFLDVILQYHPLSKNIASAFIFECEK is encoded by the coding sequence ATGAAAGAAAAAATCCAGTCCATTATCGATCCCCATTTTACTTACGAATACAAAGACGGAAAATTTGTTTTCCTTGAATTTGATGAAGAAATCGTTTCCGACTCTCTCGATAAAATAAAAACTTTTTTTAAAAAATACATCTGGCTGTATGAGCTGCTCATTTATATCATAGCCCCGCTTTACCCTTCAAGATATTTCTATCTGAAAAAAGTCTTGAAAGAAACGAAGAATACGGATAAAATTGTAGTGAACCTTGGGAGTGGTTATACGGATCTGAGGGATGATATCATTAATGTAGACCTTATTCCTTATAGTCCCGTTAATGTACTTTGTGACATCACAAAATTACCTTTTAAAGATAATTCTGTAGACCAGATCATTAATATCGCCGTATTGGAGCACGTTCCCAATCCTCAGGCTGTAATCGCAGAAATCCACAGGGTTTTAAAACCGGGAGGAAAGCTTTTATGTGAAATTCCTTTTATGCAGGCTTTCCATGCTTCCCCATATGATTTTCAGAGATATACATATGAAGGGATAAAAGTACAGTTTAAAGATTTTAATAATTTAAAAATCCATTCTATCAGTCCGACCGGCGGAATGCTTTGGCCTTTGCAGGAATGGTTTGTGATGTTATTTTCTTTTGGAATCAGACCTTTGCATAATATCTTACTGATCATTGTCATGTGTCTTACTTTTCCGATCAAATTTTTAGATGTTATTCTGCAGTATCACCCTCTGAGTAAAAACATCGCATCTGCCTTTATTTTTGAATGTGAAAAATAA
- the asnB gene encoding asparagine synthase (glutamine-hydrolyzing) — MCGIAGIIANNARNYQEELKRMTDSIAHRGPDSADFEFYENAALGHRRLSIIDLSDTGKQPMLSSTKNECIVLNGEIYGYQNIKAQYPEYPYRGTSDTEVILAMYQRKKENLIHDLPGMFAFAIWDNEKQELFCARDRFGEKPFFYAIGKNNEFIFASEIKAILASGLIQPKVNQEAISYYLQYGYVSTYHSIYENIYTLPPAHQLIWKNGKINISRYYSLPAKDRVLSLSDAKDEFIYLLKNAVQKQLIADVEVGSFLSGGLDSSSIVALVAEFLPRQTTISFGYDHEDSELKYAKEIADKYQTNHVEVHEKKEDLATSLLKISPFFDEPFADISFIPHFEICRNARKNLTVVLSGDVGDELFGGYNFYRVENQLRNHFSYKNIVAKFGLQLYQKLKPVSFITQKNLAHENILDFHQNFVRNSFNKEEKNALGITAAYEQPYSFTPDPHSLNDIMRVDLEGYVPGNMMVKSDRMAMANSLEVRTPFLDIDFAEFCIQLPEQLKLDNENDKIILREAMGSYWTETIRNRHKQGFGMSVKSWFEEENLISLSNDLLKNPNQKVFNYIDFKATQKFLNKDHKHWNLLQLALWAHNNQNVL; from the coding sequence ATGTGTGGAATAGCCGGAATAATAGCTAATAACGCTAGAAATTACCAGGAAGAACTCAAAAGAATGACAGACTCCATCGCACATCGCGGTCCGGATTCTGCCGATTTTGAATTTTATGAAAATGCAGCATTGGGGCATCGCAGACTTTCCATTATCGATCTTTCCGATACGGGAAAACAACCCATGCTTTCCAGTACAAAAAATGAATGTATCGTTCTGAATGGCGAGATCTACGGCTATCAAAACATTAAAGCCCAATATCCCGAATATCCCTATCGCGGAACTTCTGACACAGAAGTCATTCTTGCAATGTATCAGAGAAAAAAAGAAAACCTGATCCATGATCTTCCGGGAATGTTTGCATTCGCCATCTGGGACAACGAAAAACAGGAGTTATTCTGCGCAAGAGACCGTTTTGGTGAAAAGCCTTTCTTTTACGCCATCGGGAAAAACAACGAATTTATTTTCGCCTCTGAAATTAAAGCTATTTTAGCTTCAGGGCTCATTCAGCCGAAAGTGAATCAGGAAGCAATTTCCTATTATCTACAGTACGGATATGTGAGTACCTATCACAGTATTTACGAAAATATTTACACCCTTCCTCCGGCTCATCAGCTGATCTGGAAAAACGGGAAAATTAATATCTCAAGATATTACAGTCTCCCAGCAAAAGACCGGGTTTTAAGCCTTTCTGATGCTAAGGATGAATTTATATATTTATTAAAAAATGCCGTTCAGAAACAGCTTATTGCCGACGTAGAAGTGGGTAGTTTTCTAAGTGGCGGACTGGATTCTTCTTCGATTGTGGCTTTGGTGGCAGAGTTTTTACCGAGACAGACCACCATCAGTTTTGGCTACGATCATGAAGACAGCGAACTAAAATATGCCAAAGAAATTGCCGATAAATATCAGACCAATCATGTTGAAGTACACGAAAAGAAAGAAGATCTGGCAACTTCCCTGTTAAAGATTTCTCCATTTTTTGATGAGCCTTTTGCTGATATTTCTTTTATTCCGCATTTTGAGATTTGCAGGAATGCAAGGAAAAACCTTACCGTCGTGCTTTCCGGAGATGTCGGAGACGAATTATTCGGAGGGTACAATTTTTATCGTGTTGAAAATCAGCTAAGAAATCATTTCAGCTATAAAAATATTGTGGCTAAGTTTGGGTTACAATTATATCAGAAATTAAAGCCGGTTTCATTTATTACCCAAAAGAATCTGGCTCATGAAAATATCCTGGATTTCCATCAGAATTTTGTGAGAAATTCATTTAATAAAGAAGAAAAAAATGCGCTGGGAATTACGGCGGCTTACGAGCAACCTTATAGTTTCACCCCGGATCCGCATTCTTTAAACGACATCATGAGGGTTGACCTAGAAGGCTATGTTCCCGGAAATATGATGGTAAAATCCGACAGAATGGCTATGGCCAATTCACTGGAAGTGAGAACACCTTTTCTTGATATCGATTTTGCAGAATTTTGCATCCAGCTTCCGGAACAGTTGAAACTGGATAACGAAAACGACAAAATCATCCTTCGTGAAGCGATGGGGTCTTACTGGACGGAAACCATCCGAAACCGCCACAAGCAAGGCTTTGGAATGAGTGTGAAAAGTTGGTTTGAAGAAGAAAACCTCATCAGTCTTTCCAACGATTTATTGAAAAATCCGAATCAGAAGGTTTTTAATTATATTGATTTTAAAGCCACACAAAAGTTCCTGAATAAGGATCACAAGCACTGGAATCTATTGCAATTGGCCCTTTGGGCTCATAATAACCAAAATGTTTTATAA
- a CDS encoding glycosyltransferase family 2 protein, with protein MNISVIIPVYNAEKYVAQAVESALQFEEVYEVILIEDKSPDNALIICEELTQKYDRVKLFQHPDKGNHGASTSRNLGIEKSTGDFIAFLDADDYYLPNRFDAEKELFKDPKVEGVYGAMGVHFYSEKAKEQYYKVFRSSLTTVYKKYHPKDVFPGQLYLLGSFGMFSIVALTIRKDSLINKMHPFFRPNLKLHEDSEFLFRLSYYLDLYPGSIDKPVAQRGVHEENRITKVGINKKKPVLSRYIFWKHVNEWASKEKNMPENIKIHIKRMERSFEIAHTPNPKKWAMILKYLILDYPSIRSGLYNINFRNTII; from the coding sequence ATGAATATTTCCGTGATCATTCCCGTGTACAATGCGGAAAAATATGTTGCCCAGGCTGTAGAATCTGCTCTTCAGTTTGAGGAGGTCTATGAAGTTATTTTAATTGAAGACAAATCTCCAGACAATGCATTGATCATTTGTGAAGAGCTGACGCAAAAATATGACCGGGTAAAACTCTTCCAGCATCCGGACAAAGGAAATCACGGAGCTTCGACTTCTAGGAATTTGGGAATCGAAAAATCAACGGGAGATTTTATCGCTTTTCTTGATGCGGATGATTATTACCTCCCCAACCGTTTCGATGCGGAAAAAGAACTTTTCAAAGATCCCAAAGTGGAGGGTGTTTATGGAGCGATGGGCGTTCATTTTTATTCTGAAAAAGCCAAGGAACAATATTATAAAGTTTTTAGAAGCTCTTTAACAACCGTTTATAAAAAATATCACCCTAAGGACGTTTTTCCGGGGCAATTGTATCTGTTGGGGAGTTTTGGGATGTTTAGTATTGTTGCACTTACGATTCGCAAAGATTCTTTAATAAACAAAATGCATCCCTTTTTCAGACCCAATTTAAAGCTTCATGAAGATTCGGAATTTTTGTTCCGATTGTCCTATTATCTGGATCTTTATCCCGGAAGTATTGACAAACCGGTTGCTCAACGAGGGGTACACGAAGAAAACAGGATCACAAAAGTAGGCATCAATAAAAAAAAGCCCGTGCTCTCAAGGTATATTTTCTGGAAACACGTAAATGAATGGGCCAGTAAAGAAAAAAATATGCCCGAAAATATTAAAATTCACATCAAAAGGATGGAGCGAAGCTTTGAAATCGCCCACACTCCCAACCCTAAGAAGTGGGCAATGATTCTTAAATATTTAATCCTGGATTATCCAAGCATAAGGTCGGGATTATATAACATAAACTTCAGAAATACAATAATTTAA
- a CDS encoding glycosyltransferase family 2 protein, with translation MDRKISLIIPVYNSSQFLHKTVKAVDDQKKESNWDLELILIEDGSPDNSFEVIEKLAEEYHYIKGIKLSRNFGHQIAVRTGLSYATGDYIAIIDDDLQDPPSLLPRFFEQLDQGYEVAYGIRKKRKEDRLKKIAYVSFYRFLNMISDTKIPLDSGDFCVMTKNVKDKMLTLHEQNPYLRGIRAWVGFKQIGLEYERSGRIEGESGYSLKKLIKIAKDGIFSFSSLPLQIISLLGNTGLLISILFTLFTIFRYFNNEIEVAGYTTIIILMMFFSSVLLISLGIIGEYIYRIYNEVRNRPHTIIEKTIN, from the coding sequence ATGGATAGAAAAATAAGCCTTATTATTCCTGTTTATAACTCATCACAGTTCCTTCATAAAACAGTAAAGGCAGTTGATGACCAGAAAAAAGAATCGAACTGGGATCTTGAATTAATTTTAATTGAAGATGGCAGCCCCGACAACAGCTTTGAAGTGATCGAAAAACTTGCAGAAGAGTATCATTACATCAAAGGCATCAAATTATCGAGAAATTTTGGGCATCAGATTGCAGTAAGAACAGGGCTAAGCTACGCTACGGGAGACTATATCGCAATCATTGATGATGATTTGCAGGATCCTCCATCCTTACTTCCCAGGTTTTTTGAGCAGCTGGATCAGGGCTATGAAGTTGCCTATGGTATCAGAAAAAAAAGAAAGGAAGACCGGCTCAAAAAAATTGCCTATGTAAGTTTCTACAGGTTTTTAAATATGATCAGTGATACCAAAATTCCATTGGATTCAGGAGATTTCTGTGTGATGACGAAAAATGTGAAAGACAAAATGCTTACTCTTCACGAACAAAACCCTTATTTAAGAGGTATCAGAGCGTGGGTTGGCTTCAAACAGATCGGCCTGGAATACGAAAGAAGCGGAAGAATAGAAGGCGAATCCGGATATTCTCTGAAAAAGCTTATCAAGATAGCTAAGGATGGGATATTTTCTTTTTCATCCCTTCCCCTGCAGATTATCAGCTTACTCGGAAATACAGGTCTTCTGATTTCAATATTATTCACGCTCTTCACTATTTTCAGATATTTTAATAACGAAATTGAAGTGGCAGGTTATACCACTATTATTATCCTGATGATGTTCTTTAGCTCAGTCTTGCTGATTAGCTTAGGAATTATTGGCGAATATATTTACAGAATTTATAACGAAGTAAGAAATAGACCTCATACAATTATAGAAAAAACAATTAATTAA
- a CDS encoding MBOAT family O-acyltransferase, whose translation MQFTSIAFILFFVTVFGLYWLFQKNVKIQNILLLLASYVFYAFWDWRFLALLIGSSAAAYFLGIKIGGNEGNKKRLYLNLGLILAIGTLFYFKYFNFFIDSFADLFGIKNTLTVSIALPLGISFYTFRIISYFLDIKNRKLKPEPDALVFFNYIAFFPSMTSGPIDRGGLLLPQLRKERVFTSENGADAVRQILYGAFKKLVIANSITPITQGIFQNYEHLSGSTVAFGAILFLFEIYADFSGYSDMAIGLAKLLGLKITKNFAFPLFAQNIAEFWRKWHISLTSWLTDYVFTPLVIQFRDYEKKGLIAAIVLNFVLIGIWHGPRYTFVLFGLLHGLYYIPLILTNKLNKKKKFSKSFPTIPEMGNIFLTMVMVCFAFILFAAPTLTDAVGMYGRVFSLSFFSIPQFIKVKILGFIFILVLIDWMNKDQEHGLEISRFNPIMRRALYVFLIFMIMYFGVFGNGNFIYEQF comes from the coding sequence ATGCAGTTCACCTCTATTGCTTTTATTCTCTTTTTTGTAACCGTTTTCGGGCTTTACTGGCTGTTTCAGAAAAATGTTAAAATACAGAATATTCTTTTGCTTTTGGCGAGTTATGTTTTTTACGCTTTCTGGGACTGGAGATTTTTAGCTCTTCTGATCGGAAGTTCGGCGGCGGCTTACTTTTTAGGAATTAAAATCGGTGGAAATGAAGGAAATAAAAAACGCCTTTATCTCAATTTAGGGCTTATTTTAGCCATAGGAACGCTGTTTTATTTTAAATATTTTAATTTCTTTATAGATTCTTTTGCTGATCTGTTCGGCATCAAAAATACATTGACTGTAAGCATTGCTTTACCCCTGGGAATCAGCTTTTATACCTTTAGAATTATCAGCTATTTCCTTGATATTAAAAATAGAAAATTAAAACCGGAGCCTGATGCTTTGGTATTTTTCAATTATATCGCTTTTTTCCCGAGCATGACTTCCGGTCCTATAGACAGAGGCGGATTATTGCTTCCTCAACTCAGAAAAGAAAGAGTTTTTACCTCTGAAAATGGCGCCGATGCGGTAAGACAAATTCTGTACGGAGCTTTTAAAAAACTGGTGATTGCGAATAGTATTACCCCAATTACTCAGGGAATTTTTCAGAATTATGAGCATCTTTCCGGAAGTACGGTTGCTTTCGGTGCGATTTTATTTCTTTTCGAAATTTATGCCGATTTTTCTGGATATTCCGATATGGCGATTGGTCTTGCGAAGCTTTTAGGTCTTAAAATAACGAAAAATTTTGCCTTCCCTCTATTTGCCCAAAATATCGCTGAATTTTGGAGAAAATGGCATATTTCACTGACTTCCTGGCTTACGGATTATGTATTTACGCCTTTGGTCATCCAGTTCAGGGATTATGAAAAAAAAGGATTGATAGCGGCTATTGTTTTAAATTTTGTCCTTATCGGCATCTGGCATGGCCCAAGATATACATTTGTCTTGTTTGGGCTGCTTCACGGCTTGTATTATATTCCGTTGATCCTTACCAATAAGCTGAATAAAAAGAAGAAATTTTCCAAATCTTTTCCTACTATTCCGGAAATGGGGAATATTTTCCTTACAATGGTGATGGTTTGCTTTGCTTTTATCTTATTTGCAGCTCCTACACTTACAGATGCCGTAGGAATGTACGGAAGGGTTTTCAGCCTTTCTTTTTTCTCCATTCCACAGTTTATTAAAGTAAAAATTTTAGGATTTATTTTTATTTTAGTTTTAATTGACTGGATGAATAAAGATCAGGAGCATGGCTTGGAAATCAGCAGATTCAATCCGATAATGAGAAGGGCTTTGTATGTTTTTCTTATCTTCATGATTATGTATTTTGGAGTGTTTGGTAACGGTAATTTCATCTATGAACAATTCTAA
- a CDS encoding acyl carrier protein, which translates to MDKNEILSKLTTIFHDELDNDEIVLHFETTAEDIEEWDSLSHIQLIVAVEKAFGVRFTSSEIQSWNNVGEMIDCILTK; encoded by the coding sequence ATGGACAAGAATGAAATTTTATCGAAACTTACAACAATCTTCCACGACGAGCTAGATAACGACGAAATTGTGTTGCATTTTGAAACGACAGCGGAAGATATTGAAGAATGGGATTCTCTTTCTCATATTCAGTTGATTGTGGCGGTAGAAAAGGCTTTCGGAGTACGTTTTACTTCTTCGGAAATCCAAAGCTGGAACAACGTAGGAGAGATGATCGACTGTATTTTGACAAAATAA